One window of Silvimonas iriomotensis genomic DNA carries:
- a CDS encoding electron transfer flavoprotein subunit beta/FixA family protein — MKILVAVKRTVDPNIKVRIKADNSDVEIAAAKMSMNPFDEIAVEEAVRLKEKGIATEIVAVSIGGAPTQDTLRHALAMGADRAILVEHAAAIDSLAVAKLLAAVARKENPDLLLLGKQAIDDDSAQAGPMLAALLGIGQGIAASRIEPVDGFVSVTREVDGGQETLRLPLPALVTSNLRLNEPRYVKLPNLMQARKKPIETVTPDSLGVAATSRTSLLKVAEPPARKAGIRVGSVDELIERLRTEAKVLP, encoded by the coding sequence ATGAAGATACTGGTTGCTGTCAAACGCACCGTTGATCCGAACATCAAGGTGCGGATCAAGGCGGACAATTCTGATGTCGAGATCGCCGCCGCCAAAATGAGCATGAATCCCTTCGATGAAATCGCGGTGGAAGAAGCCGTGCGCCTGAAAGAAAAAGGCATCGCAACCGAGATTGTTGCCGTGTCGATTGGCGGCGCGCCGACGCAAGACACATTGCGCCACGCCCTGGCCATGGGCGCTGATCGCGCCATTCTGGTCGAGCATGCCGCCGCAATCGATTCACTCGCCGTCGCCAAACTGCTGGCCGCCGTGGCCCGCAAGGAAAACCCGGATCTCTTGCTGCTGGGCAAACAGGCCATTGATGACGACTCAGCCCAGGCCGGCCCGATGCTGGCCGCCCTGCTGGGTATCGGCCAGGGCATTGCGGCCTCGCGCATTGAGCCGGTTGACGGCTTTGTTTCTGTCACCCGCGAAGTGGATGGCGGCCAGGAAACGCTGCGCCTGCCGCTGCCCGCACTGGTCACCAGCAATTTGCGCCTGAACGAACCGCGCTATGTGAAGCTGCCCAACCTGATGCAGGCCCGCAAAAAGCCGATCGAAACCGTCACCCCCGACAGCCTTGGCGTTGCGGCCACTTCACGCACCAGCTTGCTCAAAGTGGCCGAGCCCCCTGCCCGCAAAGCCGGCATCCGTGTCGGTAGTGTTGATGAACTGATTGAACGCCTGCGTACCGAGGCAAAGGTTTTGCCATGA
- a CDS encoding asparaginase yields MRICILYTGGTLGMRPGPDGLAPVSGFLTSTLQAQYPMVEVVEYAPLLDSSDMTPVDWNRIAGDIASRAAHYDGFVVLHGTDTLAWTASALSFALAGLNKPVVVTGAQHPWEAPDSDAPGNVADAISLAASAALTEVAVVFAGLAYRGNRVRKLDCERDAAFDSPNCPPLAKRFGHGWAFNNLPLPEVAHTGAHQVDAHARIVRLTLAPGFSAAWLAQVLDTATLDGVVLETYGSGNVPGQADLTQAIARLAQRALVVNCTQCVAGAVQMGLYASSKSLLDAGVLNAHDMTPEAAIAKLHWVCAQHANLAARRQLFSKNRAGEFTAPV; encoded by the coding sequence GTGCGAATTTGTATTCTTTACACTGGCGGCACGCTGGGCATGCGGCCCGGTCCGGATGGTCTGGCGCCGGTATCCGGCTTTCTGACCAGCACGCTGCAAGCGCAATACCCGATGGTCGAAGTCGTTGAATATGCGCCATTACTTGATTCCAGCGACATGACGCCAGTGGACTGGAACCGTATTGCCGGGGACATCGCCAGCCGTGCCGCGCACTACGACGGCTTTGTGGTGTTGCATGGGACAGATACGCTGGCCTGGACTGCCTCTGCGCTTTCTTTTGCGCTGGCTGGCCTGAACAAGCCGGTTGTGGTGACTGGCGCCCAGCATCCGTGGGAGGCCCCGGACAGCGATGCGCCTGGCAATGTGGCCGATGCCATCAGCCTGGCTGCCAGCGCGGCCCTGACCGAAGTCGCGGTCGTGTTCGCCGGGCTGGCTTATCGCGGCAACCGCGTCCGCAAGCTCGATTGCGAACGCGATGCGGCGTTTGATAGCCCTAATTGTCCGCCGCTGGCAAAACGTTTCGGTCACGGCTGGGCGTTCAATAATCTGCCCTTGCCAGAGGTGGCGCACACCGGCGCGCATCAGGTTGATGCCCATGCGCGCATTGTCCGGCTCACGCTGGCGCCGGGTTTCAGTGCGGCATGGCTGGCGCAAGTGCTTGATACGGCCACGCTTGATGGCGTGGTGCTGGAAACCTATGGCAGCGGCAATGTACCGGGACAGGCTGATCTGACCCAGGCCATTGCCCGGTTGGCGCAGCGCGCGCTGGTGGTCAATTGCACGCAGTGCGTTGCTGGCGCGGTGCAGATGGGCTTGTATGCATCCAGCAAAAGCCTGCTGGATGCTGGCGTGCTCAACGCGCACGACATGACGCCAGAGGCCGCCATCGCCAAGCTGCACTGGGTTTGCGCGCAACATGCCAACCTTGCCGCTCGCCGCCAGTTGTTCAGCAAGAACCGGGCAGGGGAGTTCACCGCGCCGGTTTGA
- a CDS encoding septation protein A — translation MYLEILDSYQHVIPGVSAISTSQADASCISSGISAALVAAFFLPVICRLVSARSQMHNAPSNAWFGSMKAFFDLFPVIFFFLAFFLSSHDPAHAAALASHVPVLSQVILAAQNSTPPKTPEQIAMLIATAVTMVASVIQLVYALVKWRKVDAMLIVSFVLIMVMGGATLYLDDPDIIKYKPTGLYWIFAAVLLFSQWVRGQNLMKLMMGKQMSLPEPVWNSVNYAWAGFFTVMGALNICIARLFSYSAWVNFKLFGTLGLTVVFLVVQGLFLSKHIADEPVHGDNPSDKD, via the coding sequence TTGTACCTGGAAATCCTTGACTCGTATCAACACGTCATACCCGGCGTGAGCGCAATATCCACTTCGCAAGCTGATGCTTCGTGTATCTCCAGTGGAATTTCCGCCGCGCTAGTCGCGGCGTTTTTTTTGCCTGTTATCTGCCGCCTTGTCAGTGCCAGGAGCCAAATGCATAATGCGCCATCTAATGCATGGTTTGGCTCAATGAAGGCATTCTTCGACCTGTTTCCGGTCATCTTCTTTTTTCTGGCGTTTTTCCTCAGCTCTCACGATCCTGCTCACGCTGCAGCGCTGGCCAGCCATGTACCTGTTTTGTCGCAAGTGATTCTGGCGGCACAAAATTCCACTCCGCCCAAAACGCCTGAGCAGATTGCCATGTTGATCGCCACTGCGGTGACCATGGTCGCCAGCGTGATCCAGCTGGTTTATGCCTTGGTCAAATGGCGCAAGGTGGACGCCATGCTGATCGTCAGCTTTGTGCTCATCATGGTCATGGGCGGCGCCACGCTGTATCTGGATGATCCGGATATCATCAAATACAAGCCCACCGGTCTTTACTGGATTTTCGCGGCAGTGCTGCTGTTTTCGCAGTGGGTACGCGGCCAGAACCTGATGAAACTGATGATGGGCAAGCAGATGTCTTTGCCCGAACCCGTCTGGAATAGTGTCAATTACGCCTGGGCCGGCTTTTTTACGGTGATGGGTGCGCTGAATATCTGCATTGCCCGATTGTTCAGTTACAGTGCCTGGGTCAACTTCAAGCTGTTTGGAACGTTGGGATTGACGGTGGTGTTTCTGGTCGTCCAGGGGCTCTTTCTAAGTAAACACATTGCCGATGAACCCGTCCATGGCGACAATCCGTCGGACAAGGACTGA
- a CDS encoding YciI family protein: MPLYAIIGTHLPDTLVQRNAVRPAHLARLETLKAQGRLVLAGPFPAVDAPDPGPAGFTGSLIVAEFESLAEAQKWDSEDPYHQGVYGQTSVKPFKQVLP; the protein is encoded by the coding sequence ATGCCTCTTTACGCAATTATCGGTACACACTTGCCCGATACACTGGTGCAGCGCAATGCAGTGCGCCCGGCACATCTGGCGCGTCTGGAAACACTCAAGGCGCAAGGGCGTCTGGTGCTGGCCGGCCCGTTTCCGGCCGTGGATGCACCGGACCCGGGTCCGGCCGGTTTTACCGGCAGCCTGATCGTGGCTGAATTTGAATCGCTGGCCGAAGCACAAAAGTGGGATAGCGAAGACCCGTATCACCAGGGTGTATACGGGCAAACCAGCGTGAAACCCTTCAAACAGGTGCTTCCCTGA
- a CDS encoding EAL domain-containing protein: MQQLLARLRVFSRENRLALRLVLAVMVTSVLVAASLAFFLARQEYQRSLTQIRTDLETLSRSVRPQLAVNLWLVNTEAVRTQLNSLLQTKVVGYAELVETDGSRYQAGELPSDQRSVVSMTFPVEYLHPLTNKSVRLGQLTLVNTLDGLESEITDQLKRILLLLVTGMGAAALAFIWLYHRLIARHLRYIADYTRHFNYERLSAPLVLARPPGTADELQTLTDAFNAMRRNLLQGLNERDSAQHELLREKELAEATLSSVADAIVTTTADGKVKLLNPAAETLTGWPFAEASGRPITDIVMTVDEASGTRLSRLLAEALEGGHTATREVATLVNRLGQRYRVEMAIAAVPDEHGIGLVVALHDISEAEALTERLAYQATHDELTGLTNRRGFMGALVQASEIVRETAKPCVLMQLDLDQFKLVNDTCGHLAGDELLRQLARQLLEIVPVGVQVGRLGGDEFGFLMHDASTEQAQQLADRILQALEQYRFVWQDRPFTVTGSMGLVLMDTEARNLQEVISRADVACFAAKEAGRNRLSWYRGGEVNLEQRHNELQLLATLRQAAELNWFQLYFQPIVSSVDADELHYEVLLRLVGENGKVISPGAFIPAAERYDLMATIDRWVVSHAISYLAAQERQGRPVPMLSVNLSGKSLNRQTLAFVLERLDESGVPPENLCFEITETSAIANIKESTLFIEALRTRGCRFALDDFGSGFSSFTYLKTLPVHYLKIDGSLVRDIVDDHVSLQMVIAVNHIAHAMGRQTIAEYVESAEIADKLREIGVDYLQGYHIGIPSPNMVLEPARYSA, from the coding sequence ATGCAACAACTGCTCGCGCGGCTGCGCGTTTTTTCCCGGGAAAACCGGCTTGCCTTGCGTCTGGTTCTGGCCGTCATGGTCACCAGCGTTCTGGTGGCCGCGTCGCTGGCCTTTTTCCTGGCCCGTCAGGAATATCAACGCAGCCTGACCCAGATTCGCACCGACCTGGAAACACTGTCGCGCAGTGTGCGTCCGCAGCTGGCCGTCAACCTGTGGCTGGTGAACACCGAGGCCGTGCGCACGCAACTTAACTCCTTGCTGCAAACCAAGGTGGTGGGTTACGCCGAGCTGGTCGAAACCGATGGTTCGCGTTACCAGGCCGGCGAGTTGCCCTCTGACCAGCGCTCTGTGGTTAGCATGACTTTCCCGGTGGAGTACCTGCATCCGCTCACCAACAAGTCTGTGCGGCTGGGTCAGTTGACCCTTGTGAACACGCTCGACGGGCTTGAATCTGAAATCACCGATCAACTCAAACGTATCTTGCTGTTGCTGGTCACCGGCATGGGTGCGGCGGCGCTGGCGTTTATCTGGTTGTATCACCGGCTGATTGCCCGTCATCTGCGCTATATCGCTGATTACACAAGACATTTCAATTACGAGCGTTTGTCCGCGCCGCTGGTGCTGGCACGTCCGCCCGGCACGGCAGATGAACTGCAAACGCTGACCGACGCCTTTAATGCCATGCGTCGCAACCTGCTGCAGGGCCTGAACGAACGTGATTCCGCCCAGCATGAATTGCTGCGCGAAAAAGAACTGGCCGAGGCCACGCTCAGTTCGGTAGCGGACGCCATTGTGACAACGACGGCGGATGGCAAGGTCAAATTGCTGAACCCGGCAGCGGAAACCCTCACTGGCTGGCCGTTTGCCGAGGCCTCTGGCCGCCCGATTACCGATATCGTCATGACGGTCGATGAAGCCAGCGGCACGCGGTTGTCGCGTTTGCTGGCAGAAGCGCTGGAGGGCGGCCACACCGCCACCCGCGAAGTGGCTACGCTCGTGAACCGCTTGGGGCAGCGCTATCGTGTCGAGATGGCGATTGCCGCGGTGCCGGATGAACACGGCATTGGTCTTGTCGTGGCGCTGCACGATATCAGCGAGGCTGAAGCGCTGACCGAGCGCCTGGCTTATCAGGCCACGCATGATGAACTGACCGGCCTGACCAACCGCCGCGGCTTTATGGGCGCACTGGTGCAAGCCAGCGAAATCGTGCGCGAAACCGCCAAGCCGTGCGTGTTGATGCAACTGGATCTGGATCAGTTCAAGCTGGTGAACGATACCTGCGGTCACCTGGCGGGTGACGAATTGCTGCGGCAACTGGCGCGCCAGTTGCTCGAAATTGTGCCAGTCGGCGTGCAGGTAGGGCGCCTGGGTGGGGATGAGTTCGGCTTTTTGATGCATGACGCCTCGACTGAACAGGCCCAGCAACTGGCCGACCGTATCCTGCAGGCGCTGGAGCAATACCGCTTTGTCTGGCAAGACCGTCCGTTTACCGTTACCGGCAGTATGGGTCTGGTGCTGATGGATACCGAGGCGCGCAACCTGCAGGAAGTGATCAGCCGCGCCGACGTGGCCTGTTTTGCCGCCAAGGAAGCCGGCCGTAACCGCTTGTCCTGGTATCGCGGCGGCGAAGTTAACCTGGAGCAGCGCCACAACGAATTGCAACTGCTGGCCACCTTGCGTCAGGCCGCTGAACTGAACTGGTTCCAGTTGTACTTCCAGCCCATCGTGTCATCGGTGGATGCGGATGAACTGCATTACGAAGTGCTGCTGCGCCTTGTGGGTGAAAACGGCAAGGTGATCTCGCCGGGGGCGTTTATCCCTGCGGCTGAGCGTTATGACCTGATGGCTACCATCGACCGCTGGGTAGTCTCGCACGCGATCAGCTATCTGGCCGCACAAGAACGCCAGGGGCGTCCGGTGCCGATGCTGTCGGTCAACCTGTCGGGCAAATCACTGAACCGCCAGACACTGGCCTTTGTGCTGGAGCGGCTGGATGAATCCGGCGTACCGCCGGAAAACCTGTGTTTCGAGATTACCGAAACCAGCGCAATCGCCAATATCAAGGAATCCACGCTGTTCATTGAGGCCCTGCGCACGCGCGGCTGCCGCTTTGCGCTGGATGACTTTGGTAGCGGGTTCTCGTCGTTTACCTATCTGAAAACGCTGCCGGTGCATTACCTCAAGATCGACGGCAGCCTGGTGCGCGACATTGTGGACGATCACGTCAGTCTGCAAATGGTGATTGCGGTGAACCACATTGCCCACGCCATGGGTCGCCAGACCATTGCCGAGTACGTTGAATCGGCCGAGATCGCGGACAAGCTGCGCGAGATTGGCGTCGATTATTTGCAGGGATACCACATCGGCATTCCATCACCGAATATGGTGCTGGAGCCCGCCAGATATAGCGCCTGA
- a CDS encoding BolA family protein produces the protein MMNTLQDELQQRLAALEPETLIVHDDSAAHAGHAGSGGGGHFEVTIVAQAFAGLGKVARHRKVYALVADLMPARVHALSIKALTPDEL, from the coding sequence ATGATGAATACGCTTCAAGACGAGCTGCAGCAAAGACTGGCGGCTCTTGAACCTGAAACCCTGATCGTGCACGATGACAGCGCCGCGCATGCCGGACACGCCGGTAGCGGCGGTGGTGGTCATTTCGAAGTCACGATCGTGGCGCAGGCCTTTGCAGGTCTGGGCAAAGTGGCCCGACACCGCAAAGTGTATGCATTGGTGGCAGATTTGATGCCTGCGCGCGTGCATGCGCTCAGCATCAAGGCGCTGACGCCAGATGAGCTCTGA
- a CDS encoding electron transfer flavoprotein subunit alpha/FixB family protein, with amino-acid sequence MSTLIIAEHQHGQLRAITRHAATAAAQLGGDIHVLVAGHAVAGVAAQAAQIAGVSRVLVADQADLAHQLAERLAPLVTSITANYDNVIAASGTFARNVLPRVAALLDANMISDVLQIVSSDTFVRGIYAGNVHATIQTTDAKRVLSVRPTAFADAGTQANTAPLETLNWQVAATDARLAEWVSAEQTVSDGPELATARTVVSGGRALGSAEQFQKLLAPLAGKLGAAIGASRAAVDEGFAPNDWQVGQTGVVVAPELYLAVGISGAVQHLAGMKDSGTVVAINQDPDAPIFQHADYGLVGDLFTLLPELTSKL; translated from the coding sequence ATGAGCACACTTATCATTGCTGAACACCAGCACGGCCAGTTACGCGCCATTACCCGCCATGCCGCCACCGCCGCCGCGCAGCTGGGCGGGGATATCCATGTGCTGGTTGCCGGTCACGCGGTAGCCGGGGTCGCAGCACAAGCGGCACAGATTGCCGGGGTCAGCCGCGTGCTGGTGGCCGATCAGGCCGACCTGGCGCACCAGTTGGCCGAACGCCTTGCACCGCTGGTCACGAGCATCACCGCGAATTACGACAACGTCATCGCCGCCTCGGGCACCTTTGCCCGTAACGTGCTGCCACGTGTCGCCGCGCTGCTGGATGCCAATATGATCTCTGACGTCTTGCAGATCGTCAGCAGCGATACCTTTGTCCGCGGCATTTATGCGGGCAATGTGCACGCCACAATCCAGACTACCGATGCCAAACGCGTCTTGAGCGTGCGCCCGACCGCGTTTGCCGACGCCGGCACCCAGGCCAACACCGCACCGCTGGAAACATTGAACTGGCAAGTCGCCGCAACCGACGCCCGGCTCGCCGAGTGGGTGAGCGCCGAGCAAACCGTCAGCGACGGCCCGGAACTGGCGACGGCACGCACCGTCGTATCCGGCGGCCGGGCGCTGGGTAGCGCGGAGCAATTCCAGAAGCTGCTGGCACCGCTGGCTGGCAAACTGGGCGCAGCCATCGGTGCGTCGCGGGCGGCAGTCGATGAAGGCTTTGCCCCGAATGACTGGCAAGTGGGCCAGACCGGTGTGGTTGTTGCGCCCGAGCTTTACCTGGCGGTCGGCATCTCCGGCGCGGTTCAGCACCTGGCCGGCATGAAAGACAGCGGCACCGTGGTCGCCATCAACCAGGACCCGGACGCACCGATCTTCCAGCACGCCGATTACGGGCTGGTGGGCGATCTCTTTACCCTGCTGCCGGAACTGACCAGCAAGCTTTGA
- a CDS encoding peptidylprolyl isomerase, with translation MRSTKLLVGALVGAVISASVMADASVATVNGVAIPQSKVDLIVKQLADRGQKDSPELRDRIKQQLVTNEVLYQDAVKKGVDKSADVQAQLDAAKQQIVVSTYVNNFVKANPVSDADVQKEYDRVIKANFAGKEYHARHILVKTEAEANDILAQLKKGKKFEDLAKAKSIDTQSGAQGGDLGWSSPNNFVPEFSAAMTKLTKGQISAAPVKTQFGYHIIKLDDVRDAKAPPLDQVKGEISQQLERAKVEKMISDLRAKATVQ, from the coding sequence ATGCGTTCTACCAAGCTTCTTGTTGGCGCCCTTGTTGGTGCCGTGATTTCCGCTTCGGTCATGGCCGATGCCAGCGTTGCCACCGTGAACGGCGTGGCCATTCCGCAAAGCAAGGTGGACCTGATCGTCAAGCAACTGGCTGACCGTGGCCAGAAAGATTCGCCGGAACTGCGTGACCGTATCAAGCAACAACTGGTCACCAACGAAGTGCTGTATCAAGATGCCGTGAAGAAGGGCGTGGACAAGTCTGCTGACGTGCAAGCCCAGCTGGATGCCGCCAAGCAACAGATCGTTGTTTCCACCTACGTGAACAACTTCGTCAAGGCCAACCCGGTCAGCGACGCAGATGTCCAGAAAGAATACGATCGCGTGATCAAGGCCAACTTTGCTGGCAAGGAATACCACGCTCGTCACATCCTGGTGAAGACCGAAGCTGAAGCCAACGACATCCTGGCCCAACTGAAGAAGGGCAAGAAGTTTGAAGATCTGGCCAAGGCCAAGTCCATCGATACCCAGAGCGGCGCTCAAGGTGGCGATCTGGGCTGGTCCAGCCCGAACAACTTCGTGCCGGAATTCTCCGCTGCCATGACCAAGCTGACCAAGGGTCAGATTTCGGCTGCTCCGGTGAAGACCCAGTTCGGCTACCACATCATCAAGCTGGACGACGTGCGCGATGCCAAGGCTCCGCCGCTGGATCAAGTGAAGGGTGAAATCTCTCAACAACTGGAACGTGCCAAGGTTGAGAAGATGATCAGCGATCTGCGCGCCAAGGCAACCGTGCAGTAA
- a CDS encoding ferredoxin--NADP reductase, whose product MTASEKYTAETITHLHTWTPSLFTLRTTRSDAFKFVPGQFARLGVEKNGKIVWRAYSILSADYDEHLEFLSIVVPGGEFTSELSRLQVGDTLYVDKTAYGFLTRDRFEQGKDLWMLATGTGLAPFLSILYDFSAWEEYDRLILVQSVREKAELAYEETIRSFATHEYYSEFAHKLHYVPIVTREEVPGALKERITTLLANGGLEEHTGIALDHERSRIMICGNPDMVDETRKLLGDKGFTLARRSAPGHLAVEQLW is encoded by the coding sequence ATGACGGCTAGCGAAAAATATACGGCAGAGACGATCACGCATCTGCACACGTGGACGCCCAGCCTGTTTACTTTGCGCACCACGCGCAGCGACGCATTCAAGTTTGTGCCCGGCCAGTTTGCCCGCCTGGGTGTAGAGAAAAACGGCAAGATCGTCTGGCGGGCGTATTCCATTCTGTCCGCCGATTACGACGAGCACCTGGAGTTTCTCTCCATTGTCGTGCCCGGCGGCGAGTTCACCAGCGAGCTGTCGCGGCTGCAGGTGGGCGATACGCTCTATGTCGACAAAACGGCCTACGGCTTTTTGACGCGCGATCGCTTTGAACAGGGCAAGGACTTGTGGATGCTGGCAACCGGCACCGGTCTGGCGCCGTTCCTGTCGATCCTGTACGACTTTTCGGCCTGGGAAGAATACGACCGGCTGATCCTGGTGCAGAGCGTGCGGGAAAAGGCTGAACTGGCCTATGAAGAAACCATCCGCAGCTTCGCCACGCACGAGTACTACAGTGAATTCGCCCACAAGCTGCACTACGTGCCGATCGTGACCCGCGAAGAAGTCCCCGGCGCCTTGAAAGAACGCATTACCACGCTGCTGGCCAATGGCGGGCTGGAAGAACACACCGGCATTGCGCTGGACCATGAGCGCTCACGCATCATGATCTGCGGCAACCCGGATATGGTGGATGAAACCCGCAAGCTGCTGGGCGACAAGGGCTTTACCCTGGCCCGCCGCAGCGCACCGGGCCATCTGGCCGTGGAACAACTCTGGTAA
- a CDS encoding LysR family transcriptional regulator, which translates to MRYTLRQLEVFVAVARSESVSRAAEALSLSQSATSTALAELEKQFDTRLFDRYGKRLQLNELSRQLLPRAIELLDRANEIESTLAGEAGIGPLRIGATLTIGNYLATLLVGEFMRQHPGSRVNISVHNTATVVRDVAHFELDLGLIEGEIQHPDLDMFPWVADEMVIFAAPEHPLARKESVTLEDILAVPWILREPGSGTRQTFEFAMRHVLGRLDVRLELEHTEAIKRAVESGLGIGCISRLTLKEAFRRGSLVPLEVPGLDFRRMFHFVLHKQKFRTAGIEAFIDLCRDAARDVERSDEIVLRRPDGQPVEYR; encoded by the coding sequence ATGAGATACACGCTCAGACAGCTGGAGGTCTTCGTTGCCGTGGCGCGTTCAGAAAGCGTTTCACGCGCGGCAGAAGCGTTGTCGCTGTCGCAGTCTGCAACCAGCACGGCACTGGCCGAGCTGGAAAAACAGTTCGATACCCGCCTGTTTGATCGCTACGGCAAACGCCTGCAGCTGAATGAACTGAGCCGGCAACTACTGCCGCGCGCCATCGAGCTGCTGGACCGGGCCAACGAGATTGAATCCACCCTTGCGGGCGAGGCGGGCATCGGCCCTTTGCGCATTGGCGCCACGCTGACCATCGGCAATTATCTGGCGACCTTGCTGGTGGGCGAGTTCATGCGCCAGCACCCGGGCAGCCGCGTGAATATCTCTGTGCACAACACGGCCACGGTTGTACGCGATGTCGCTCACTTTGAACTTGATCTGGGGTTGATTGAGGGAGAAATCCAGCACCCGGACCTGGATATGTTCCCCTGGGTGGCCGACGAGATGGTCATTTTTGCGGCGCCAGAGCACCCGCTGGCCAGGAAAGAGTCGGTCACGCTGGAAGACATCCTTGCTGTGCCCTGGATCTTGCGCGAACCAGGCTCGGGCACGCGCCAGACCTTTGAATTTGCCATGCGCCATGTGCTGGGCCGGCTGGATGTGCGGCTGGAGCTGGAACACACCGAAGCCATCAAGCGGGCGGTGGAATCCGGGCTGGGGATCGGGTGCATTTCCCGGCTCACGCTCAAGGAAGCGTTCCGGCGCGGCAGCCTGGTTCCGCTGGAAGTGCCCGGGCTGGATTTTCGCCGCATGTTCCACTTTGTGCTGCACAAGCAGAAATTTCGCACCGCCGGCATCGAGGCGTTTATCGACCTGTGCCGTGACGCGGCCCGTGATGTAGAGCGCAGCGATGAAATCGTGCTGCGCCGTCCGGATGGCCAGCCCGTGGAATACCGCTAA
- a CDS encoding electron transfer flavoprotein-ubiquinone oxidoreductase yields the protein MQRDVMEYDVVIVGAGPAGLSAAIRLKQLALAAGQDLGVCVLEKGAQVGAHLLSGAVLDPVALNELIPDWQERGAPLHTPVTHDRFMVLDEDLAWTIPHLMIPRIMRNDGNYIISLGEFGAWLATEAEALGVEIYPGFAVADAVYGDDGAVIGVVCGDMGIGKDGQPKADYTPGIEIHARYTLVAEGARGSLTGKLEQQFGLRDAAQTQKYGLGIKELWRVPAGQHDAGLVLHTLGWPLGGRAGGGAFIYHMGEDLVAIGLVTHLDYANPTLAPYEEFQRLKRHPAIAAMLRGGERIGYGARAITEGGWQSLPELAFPGGVLLGCAAGMVNVPRIKGNHNAMKSGMLAAEAVFDAISAGRAHDTLADYGQRVAQSSIGRELRQVRNIKPALSRFGSLLGTLYAGADLWLDQFGVKLPWTLKHGEADYSTLKNAREMPKLDYALPDGVLTFDKASSLQLSNTWHEADQPSHLLIRQPEVYITENLDVYNAPEAHYCPAGVYEIVQRQGKRALQINAQNCLHCKTCDIKDPARNIVWLVPEGGGGPGYQGM from the coding sequence ATGCAGCGCGATGTAATGGAATATGACGTAGTAATCGTCGGTGCCGGCCCGGCCGGTTTGTCCGCAGCGATCCGTCTCAAGCAACTGGCCCTGGCCGCCGGGCAGGATCTGGGCGTGTGCGTACTTGAAAAGGGCGCGCAGGTTGGCGCGCATCTATTGTCTGGCGCCGTGCTGGACCCGGTCGCACTCAATGAACTGATCCCGGACTGGCAAGAACGCGGCGCGCCATTGCATACCCCCGTGACACACGACCGCTTTATGGTGCTGGATGAAGACCTGGCGTGGACCATTCCGCACCTGATGATCCCGCGCATCATGCGCAACGACGGCAACTACATTATCAGCCTGGGCGAGTTTGGTGCCTGGCTGGCAACAGAAGCCGAAGCGCTGGGCGTGGAAATCTACCCGGGCTTTGCCGTGGCCGATGCAGTTTATGGCGATGATGGCGCGGTGATTGGCGTGGTCTGTGGCGATATGGGCATCGGCAAAGACGGTCAGCCTAAAGCTGACTACACGCCTGGCATTGAAATTCATGCCCGCTACACGCTGGTGGCAGAGGGCGCGCGCGGCTCTCTGACTGGCAAGCTGGAACAACAATTTGGACTGCGCGACGCTGCTCAGACCCAGAAATACGGCCTTGGCATCAAGGAACTGTGGCGGGTGCCGGCCGGCCAGCACGACGCCGGTCTTGTGCTGCATACGCTGGGCTGGCCTTTGGGCGGCCGCGCTGGCGGGGGCGCGTTTATCTATCATATGGGCGAGGATCTGGTTGCCATCGGCCTTGTGACGCATCTGGATTACGCCAACCCCACGCTGGCGCCGTATGAAGAGTTCCAGCGTTTGAAACGACACCCGGCTATTGCCGCCATGCTGCGGGGCGGGGAACGTATTGGCTATGGCGCGCGCGCAATTACTGAAGGCGGCTGGCAATCCCTGCCTGAGCTGGCATTCCCCGGCGGGGTATTGCTGGGCTGTGCGGCCGGTATGGTCAACGTGCCGCGGATCAAGGGTAACCACAACGCCATGAAGAGCGGCATGCTGGCGGCAGAAGCGGTATTTGACGCGATCTCGGCCGGCAGGGCGCACGACACGCTGGCAGATTATGGCCAGCGCGTGGCTCAAAGCTCGATTGGCCGTGAACTGCGCCAGGTGCGCAACATCAAGCCGGCGTTGTCCCGCTTTGGCAGCTTGCTGGGTACCTTGTATGCCGGCGCGGATTTGTGGCTGGATCAATTCGGCGTGAAGCTGCCATGGACACTGAAACATGGCGAGGCGGACTATTCCACCCTCAAGAACGCGCGGGAAATGCCGAAACTGGACTATGCGTTGCCGGATGGCGTGCTGACCTTTGACAAGGCCTCGTCGTTGCAGCTTTCCAACACCTGGCATGAGGCGGATCAGCCCTCGCATCTGCTGATCAGGCAGCCGGAGGTCTATATCACCGAGAATCTGGATGTCTATAACGCGCCTGAGGCGCATTATTGTCCGGCCGGTGTGTACGAGATTGTGCAGCGGCAGGGCAAGCGGGCGCTGCAGATCAACGCGCAGAACTGCCTGCACTGCAAAACCTGTGATATCAAGGACCCGGCGCGTAACATCGTGTGGCTGGTGCCGGAAGGCGGCGGCGGTCCGGGCTATCAGGGAATGTAG